A section of the Oryza sativa Japonica Group chromosome 1, ASM3414082v1 genome encodes:
- the LOC136355396 gene encoding cysteine-rich receptor-like protein kinase 10: protein MQPLLLLFLSPVVVLSSSAWTARGEDEAVAVASPEVNPLYYNCSLSGGRYGQNTTYEDNLKALAARLVGVARVSNFASHTVGSAPDAAYGIALCRGDYTGDECANGLRKAFENAVENRLFCDRFRDATIYYDQYMLRFSGEDFRANLTNAPAWVAWNMNNVTGAGGAAKFGGRVMELINKTADYAAWHSSLQRGYC from the coding sequence ATgcaacccctcctcctcctcttcctctctccggtggtcgtcctctcgtcgtcggcATGGACGGCCCGTGGTGAAGATGAGGCGGTGGCAGTGGCCTCGCCGGAGGTGAACCCGCTATACTACAACTGCAGCCTGTCCGGTGGCCGCTACGGTCAAAACACCACGTACGAGGACAACCTCAAGGCGCTGGCCGCGCGGCTCGTCGGTGTGGCCAGGGTCTCCAACTTCGCCTCGCACACCGTCGGCAGCGCGCCGGACGCGGCGTACGGCATCGCGCTCTGCCGCGGCGACTACACCGGCGACGAGTGCGCCAACGGCCTCCGCAAGGCGTTCGAGAATGCCGTCGAGAACCGCCTCTTCTGCGACAGGTTCAGGGACGCCACGATCTACTACGACCAGTACATGCTCCGGTTCTCCGGCGAGGACTTCCGGGCCAACCTAACGAACGCGCCGGCGTGGGTCGCGTGGAACATGAACAACGTGAccggcgccggtggcgccgccAAGTTCGGCGGCCGCGTCATGGAGCTGATCAACAAGACCGCTGACTACGCGGCGTGGCACTCCTCCCTGCAGCGCGGGTACTGTTGA